One window from the genome of Onychomys torridus chromosome 20, mOncTor1.1, whole genome shotgun sequence encodes:
- the LOC118571252 gene encoding olfactory receptor 12-like: MKNEQKRNYSEVTEFILLGFRAPPKFQVFLFLVFLMIYMVTVVGNVSMIIVIKMESRLQTPMYFFLRNLSYLDLCYSTVIAPKILANFLTSEKKISYNGCAAQFFFFALFVTTECFLLAVMAFDRFSAICSPLHYPVHMSQKVCVQLVTGSYICGCINSIVQTGFTFSLRFCGENRLDHFFCDVPALIKISCVDTFVNEIVLFILSALITISTTTVILISYGYILSTVLKIPSTHGRSKTFSTCGSHIAVVSLFYGTVFFTYAQPGSISSPEKSKIVSVFYTLIIPMLNPLIYSLRNKDVKDAVKNILGGKCSQ; this comes from the coding sequence ATGAAGAATGAGCAGAAGAGGAATTACTCAGAGGTAACAGAGTTCATCCTGTTGGGATTTAGAGCCCCTCCAAAGTTTCAAGTGTTCTTATTCTTAGTGTTCCTAATGATCTACATGGTCACTGTGGTAGGGAATGTCAGCATGATCATTGTCATTAAGATGGAGTCCAGACTCCAAACACCTATGTATTTCTTCCTTAGAAACTTGTCTTATTTAGATCTCTGCTATTCCACAGTCATTGCTCCCAAAATCTTAGCCAACTTCTTGacaagtgaaaagaaaatttcctacAATGGTTGTGCCGCCCAATTcttcttctttgctttgtttgttaCAACTGAATGCTTCCTTCTTGCTGTCATGGCATTTGATCGATTCTCAGCCATTTGTTCCCCTCTCCATTACCCTGTGCACATGTCCCAAAAGGTATGTGTTCAGTTGGTAACTGGCTCCTACATCTGTGGATGCATCAACTCCATAGTACAAACAGGATTCACCTTCAGCTTGCGTTTCTGTGGAGAAAACAGGTTGGACCACTTTTTCTGTGATGTCCCAGCTCTGATTAAGATCTCATGTGTTGACACCTTTGTGAATGAGATTGTactgttcattctctctgctctcatAACCATCTCCACCACAACAGTAATTCTTATCTCCTATGGGTACATCCTTTCCACTGTTCTGAAGATCCCCTCCACCCATGGCAGGAGTAAGACCTTCTCCACTTGTGGTTCTCATATAGCAGTGGTGAGTTTATTCTATGGAACTGTGTTCTTCACATATGCCCAGCCTGGGTCCATCTCCTCACCAGAGAAAAGCAAGATTGTATCTGTATTCTACACACTTATAATACCAATGCTGAACCCTTTAATATATAGTCTAAGAAACAAAGATGTGAAAGATGCTGTAAAAAATATATTAGGTGGGAAATGTTCTCAGTGA
- the LOC118570802 gene encoding olfactory receptor 12-like, with product MKNEQKRNYSEVTEFILLGFRAPPKFQVFLFLVFLMIYMVTVVGNVSMIIVIKMESRLQTPMYFFLRNLSYLDLCYSTFITPKTLANFLTSEKKISYNGCAAQFFFFALFVTTEGFLLAVMAFDRFSAICSPLHYPVHMSQKVCVQLVTGSYICGCINSIVQTGFTFSLRFCGENRLDHFFCDVPALIKISCVDTFVNEIVLFILSALIIISTTTIILVSYGYILSTVLKIPSTHGRSKTFSTCGSHTAVVSLFYGTVFFMYAQPGSISSPEKSKIVAVFYTLIIPMLNPLIYSLRNKDVKDAVKKILSVKYSE from the coding sequence ATGAAGAATGAGCAGAAGAGGAATTACTCAGAGGTAACAGAGTTCATCCTGTTGGGATTTAGAGCCCCTCCAAAGTTTCAAGTGTTCTTATTCTTAGTGTTCCTAATGATCTACATGGTCACTGTGGTAGGGAATGTCAGCATGATCATTGTCATTAAGATGGAGTCCAGACTCCAAACACCTATGTATTTCTTCCTTAGAAACTTGTCTTATTTAGATCTCTGCTATTCCACATTCATTACTCCCAAAACCTTAGCCAACTTCTTGacaagtgaaaagaaaatttcctacAATGGTTGTGCCGCCCAATTcttcttctttgctttgtttgttaCAACTGAAGGCTTCCTTCTTGCTGTCATGGCATTTGATCGATTCTCAGCCATTTGTTCCCCTCTCCATTACCCTGTGCACATGTCCCAAAAGGTATGTGTTCAGTTGGTAACTGGCTCCTACATCTGTGGATGCATCAACTCCATAGTACAAACAGGATTCACCTTCAGCTTGCGTTTCTGTGGAGAAAACAGGTTGGACCACTTTTTCTGTGATGTCCCAGCTCTGATTAAGATCTCATGTGTTGACACCTTTGTGAATGAGATTGTactgttcattctctctgctctcatCATCATCTCCACCACAACCATCATTCTGGTCTCCTATGGGTACATTCTTTCCACTGTTCTGAAGATCCCTTCCACCCATGGCAGGAGTAAGACCTTCTCCACTTGTGGTTCTCATACAGCAGTGGTGAGTTTATTCTATGGAACTGTGTTCTTTATGTATGCCCAGCCTGGGTCCATCTCCTCACCAGAGAAAAGCAAGATTGTAGCAGTGTTTTATACACTTATAATACCAATGCTGAACCCTTTAATATATAGTCTAAGAAACAAAGATGTAAAAGATGctgtgaaaaaaatattaagtgtGAAATATTCTGAGTGA